In Streptomyces chartreusis, the following proteins share a genomic window:
- a CDS encoding alpha/beta fold hydrolase: MTDFVLVAGAWLGAWAWDEVAAELRAGGHGVHPLTLSGLAERQGEPAPGQQTHVEDIVAEVERLDLRDVVLVGHSYSGVPAGQAAVRIGDRLSRVVLVDANVPVDGESFLSGWPSDEVRAAIAKNDGFWPPLTTDEFAGQGLTDEQTARIVDGATPHPGATLTGPAVMPRPLSEVPGTYVKCLLDGEEPWGAAADLLKSDHWTLVYMDTGHWPMFSQPHDLARSLHLSVTAP, translated from the coding sequence ATGACCGATTTCGTGCTGGTGGCGGGGGCGTGGCTCGGGGCGTGGGCATGGGACGAGGTGGCCGCCGAACTGCGCGCGGGCGGCCACGGCGTCCATCCGCTGACGCTCAGCGGCCTCGCCGAGAGACAGGGCGAGCCGGCGCCCGGGCAGCAGACCCATGTCGAGGACATCGTCGCCGAGGTCGAACGCCTCGATCTGCGGGACGTCGTCCTGGTCGGGCACAGCTACTCGGGCGTCCCGGCCGGGCAGGCGGCCGTGCGGATCGGTGACCGGCTGAGTCGTGTGGTGCTGGTGGACGCGAACGTCCCCGTGGACGGGGAGTCGTTCCTGTCGGGCTGGCCCAGCGACGAGGTACGGGCGGCGATCGCGAAGAACGACGGCTTCTGGCCGCCGCTCACGACCGACGAGTTCGCGGGCCAGGGCCTGACGGACGAGCAGACCGCCCGCATCGTCGACGGCGCGACCCCGCACCCGGGCGCCACGCTCACCGGACCGGCGGTCATGCCCCGCCCGTTGAGCGAGGTCCCGGGCACCTACGTCAAATGCCTGCTCGACGGCGAGGAGCCGTGGGGTGCCGCGGCGGACCTCCTCAAGAGCGACCACTGGACCCTGGTGTACATGGACACCGGCCACTGGCCGATGTTCTCCCAGCCGCACGACCTGGCCCGCAGCCTGCACCTGTCGGTGACCGCCCCCTGA
- a CDS encoding RICIN domain-containing protein produces MPTPHPPRPPYPPPGGVPEESDEGLAARLRGRPDGEAGPSVALLMARHWQPAREYAVICLASPADVVDLVTAAAFHQVLDRLALGEPAVALRPRLLVAVRETVRHWSSDDRIAGVLPELGKPAGGRGMRAAKSMTPENRRLADRSFQALPGLARCLLWHTEVEAEPLSVPAGLLGMDTVTAAAALEQARDKFREGCVHAHRELAPTKDCRFYNRLLDVPIRRGGALLPDVQQHLTECRYCRNAAEQLSHFEGALGGLIAESVLGWGARRYLDTRPGRNKDAAARARGSARHGAGRRRLLSRIPAQLRRPPGGPRSSRTLLTGVGLASAGLIAIMLAAGLLSDDDGVDPAASATGGGTATGLPPAVSTAPPGTAQLPNAPRQTRLRNAESELCLDIRGAAEAWAGTELAKCSDDDTQQWSYEKDGLLRSVAEPDLCLDSHADAGVVILGKCVDEDSERADDVRYDLTVQGELLPRWDEQLALAATTADAGADIVVKVRDGSEGQRWFTDPATSPSPGSLSGAEVETPGARAVRLGEEDA; encoded by the coding sequence GTGCCCACCCCCCACCCCCCTCGTCCTCCTTACCCCCCGCCCGGCGGGGTTCCCGAGGAATCCGACGAAGGCCTCGCCGCCAGACTTCGGGGCCGGCCGGACGGTGAGGCCGGCCCGTCCGTCGCGCTGCTGATGGCACGCCACTGGCAGCCGGCCCGCGAATACGCGGTGATCTGTCTCGCTTCCCCGGCCGATGTCGTGGATTTGGTCACCGCGGCCGCATTCCATCAGGTCCTCGACCGTCTGGCGCTCGGCGAACCGGCCGTCGCACTGCGGCCCAGGCTCCTCGTCGCCGTCCGGGAGACCGTCCGGCACTGGTCGTCCGACGACCGAATAGCGGGCGTTCTGCCGGAGTTGGGGAAACCCGCGGGCGGTCGCGGTATGCGTGCCGCGAAGTCCATGACGCCCGAAAATCGGAGGCTTGCCGATCGGTCATTCCAGGCGCTTCCGGGACTTGCCCGATGTCTCCTCTGGCACACCGAGGTGGAAGCCGAGCCGCTAAGCGTCCCCGCCGGACTGCTGGGCATGGACACCGTTACCGCCGCGGCGGCGCTCGAACAGGCGCGTGATAAATTCCGTGAAGGTTGTGTACATGCCCATCGGGAACTCGCGCCCACGAAGGATTGCCGGTTCTACAACCGTCTCCTCGACGTCCCGATTCGCCGTGGCGGGGCCCTGCTGCCGGATGTGCAGCAGCATCTGACGGAGTGCCGTTACTGCCGCAACGCCGCCGAACAACTGAGTCATTTCGAGGGCGCGTTGGGCGGGCTCATCGCCGAGTCGGTGCTCGGCTGGGGCGCACGCCGCTATCTGGACACCCGGCCGGGCCGCAACAAGGACGCCGCGGCCCGGGCGCGCGGCTCGGCCCGGCACGGCGCGGGGCGCCGGCGGCTGCTGTCGCGGATCCCGGCGCAGCTGCGCCGGCCGCCCGGCGGACCGCGCTCCTCACGGACGCTGCTGACGGGGGTGGGCCTGGCTTCGGCCGGCCTGATAGCGATCATGCTCGCCGCCGGCCTTCTCTCGGACGACGACGGCGTCGACCCGGCCGCCTCGGCCACCGGCGGCGGCACTGCGACCGGGCTCCCCCCGGCCGTGTCCACGGCACCTCCCGGCACCGCCCAACTCCCCAACGCGCCCCGGCAGACCAGGCTGCGCAACGCCGAGTCCGAGCTGTGCCTCGACATCCGGGGCGCGGCCGAAGCCTGGGCCGGCACGGAACTGGCCAAGTGCTCGGACGACGACACCCAGCAGTGGTCGTACGAGAAGGACGGCCTGCTGCGCAGCGTGGCGGAGCCCGATCTGTGCCTGGACTCGCACGCGGACGCCGGTGTGGTGATCCTCGGCAAGTGCGTCGACGAGGACTCGGAACGCGCCGACGACGTGCGCTACGACCTCACCGTCCAGGGCGAGTTGCTGCCCCGCTGGGACGAGCAGCTCGCCCTGGCGGCCACGACGGCCGACGCGGGCGCCGACATCGTCGTCAAGGTCCGCGACGGCTCCGAGGGCCAGCGCTGGTTCACGGACCCGGCGACTTCGCCGAGCCCGGGGTCGCTGTCCGGCGCGGAGGTGGAGACGCCGGGGGCGCGGGCGGTGCGGCTGGGGGAGGAGGACGCGTAG
- a CDS encoding glycoside hydrolase family 9 protein — protein sequence MKRRRITLLTLSALLAAGLTAVPAAPAGAEEVEQLKNGTFDSTTDPWWATGNVTAGLSDGQLCADVPGGTANPWDAAVGQNDITLVKGESYRFSFTANGSPEGHTVRAIVGLSAAPYDTYFEVTPELSVSGNSYSYTFTSPVDTPQGQVAFQVGGGADAWRFCMDDASLLGGVPPEVYEPDTGPRVRVNQVAYLPAGPKNATLVTDAGGKLPWQLKNAAGTVVAHGWTVPRGTDASSAQNVHSIDFGAYRKQGKDFTLVADGEASRPFDIGTAAYERLRLDAVKYYYTQRSGIAIRDDLRPGYARPAGHVDVAPNRGDGAVPCQPGVCDYALDVTGGWYDAGDHGKYVVNGGISVWELLSTYERELLARTGESERLGDGTLAIPESGNKVPDILDEVRWELEFLLKMQVPAGQPLAGMAHHKIHDEQWTGLPLLPSDDPQKRELHPPSTAATLNLAATAAQAARLYKPYDRQFAAKALAAARKAWSAALAHPDRYASESDGIGGGTYADNNVTDEFYWAAAELYLSTGEREFADHVLNSPVHTTDVFGALGYDWARTAAAARLDLATVPSRLPGRDKVRQSVVKGADGYLATLKAQPYGMAYAPDGNLYDWGSNHQILHNAVVIATAYDITGASKYRDGAVQSMDYLFGRNALNISYVTGYGEVNSHNQHARWYAHQLDPSQPNPPAGTLAGGPNSSIQDPYAQSKLQGCVGQFCYIDDIQSWSTNEHTINWNSALTRMASFVADQG from the coding sequence GTGAAACGCCGCAGAATCACCCTGCTGACCCTGTCGGCCCTGCTGGCCGCAGGCCTCACCGCAGTTCCGGCGGCTCCCGCCGGCGCCGAAGAGGTCGAGCAGCTCAAGAACGGGACGTTCGACAGCACCACCGACCCGTGGTGGGCCACCGGCAACGTCACCGCGGGGCTGTCCGACGGGCAGCTCTGCGCCGACGTGCCCGGCGGCACCGCCAACCCCTGGGACGCCGCCGTCGGCCAGAACGACATCACGCTGGTGAAGGGCGAGTCGTACCGCTTCTCCTTCACCGCGAACGGCTCGCCCGAGGGGCATACCGTGCGGGCGATCGTCGGACTGTCGGCGGCGCCGTACGACACCTACTTCGAGGTCACCCCGGAGCTGAGCGTCTCCGGGAACTCCTACTCGTACACCTTCACCTCACCCGTCGACACCCCGCAGGGCCAGGTCGCCTTCCAGGTCGGCGGCGGTGCGGACGCGTGGCGGTTCTGCATGGACGACGCCTCGCTGCTGGGCGGCGTCCCGCCCGAGGTGTACGAGCCCGACACCGGGCCGCGGGTACGGGTGAACCAGGTCGCCTATCTGCCCGCCGGGCCGAAGAACGCCACGCTGGTCACCGACGCCGGCGGCAAGCTGCCGTGGCAGCTGAAGAACGCCGCCGGGACCGTCGTCGCCCACGGCTGGACCGTGCCGCGCGGCACCGACGCCTCCTCCGCGCAGAACGTGCACTCCATCGACTTCGGCGCCTACCGCAAGCAGGGCAAGGACTTCACGCTCGTCGCCGACGGAGAGGCGAGCCGCCCCTTCGACATCGGGACGGCCGCGTACGAGCGCCTGCGCCTGGACGCCGTGAAGTACTACTACACCCAGCGCAGCGGCATCGCGATCCGCGACGACCTGCGCCCCGGCTACGCCCGTCCCGCCGGGCACGTGGACGTCGCACCCAACCGGGGCGACGGCGCGGTGCCCTGTCAGCCGGGCGTGTGCGACTACGCGCTCGACGTGACCGGCGGCTGGTACGACGCCGGCGACCACGGCAAGTACGTCGTCAACGGCGGCATCTCCGTGTGGGAGCTGCTGAGCACCTACGAGCGCGAACTGCTCGCCCGCACCGGCGAGTCGGAGCGGCTGGGCGACGGCACGCTCGCCATCCCGGAGAGCGGCAACAAAGTCCCCGACATCCTGGACGAGGTCCGCTGGGAGCTGGAGTTCCTGCTGAAGATGCAGGTCCCGGCAGGGCAGCCGCTGGCCGGCATGGCCCACCACAAGATCCACGACGAGCAGTGGACCGGCCTGCCGCTGCTGCCGAGCGACGACCCGCAGAAGCGTGAACTGCACCCGCCGTCCACCGCCGCGACCCTGAACCTCGCCGCGACGGCCGCGCAGGCGGCGCGCCTGTACAAGCCGTACGACAGGCAGTTCGCGGCGAAGGCGCTCGCCGCCGCCCGCAAGGCATGGTCGGCCGCGCTCGCGCACCCCGACCGGTACGCCTCCGAGAGCGACGGCATCGGCGGCGGCACCTACGCCGACAACAACGTCACCGACGAGTTCTACTGGGCCGCGGCCGAGCTGTACCTCAGCACGGGGGAAAGGGAGTTCGCGGACCACGTTCTGAACTCGCCCGTCCACACGACCGACGTCTTCGGCGCCCTGGGCTACGACTGGGCCAGGACGGCCGCCGCGGCCAGGCTGGACCTGGCGACCGTGCCGAGCAGGCTCCCCGGCAGGGACAAGGTGCGCCAGTCCGTGGTCAAGGGCGCCGACGGATACCTCGCGACGCTGAAGGCGCAGCCATATGGGATGGCGTACGCGCCCGACGGCAACCTCTACGACTGGGGCTCCAACCACCAGATCCTGCACAACGCCGTCGTCATCGCCACCGCGTACGACATCACGGGAGCCTCGAAGTACCGGGACGGCGCGGTGCAGAGCATGGACTACCTCTTCGGGCGCAACGCGCTGAACATCTCGTACGTGACCGGCTACGGCGAGGTCAACTCCCACAACCAGCACGCCCGTTGGTACGCCCACCAGCTCGACCCGAGCCAGCCGAACCCGCCGGCCGGCACGCTTGCGGGCGGCCCGAACTCGAGCATCCAGGACCCCTACGCACAGAGCAAACTCCAGGGCTGCGTGGGCCAGTTCTGCTACATCGACGACATCCAGTCCTGGTCGACGAACGAGCACACGATCAACTGGAACTCCGCCCTGACCCGCATGGCCTCCTTCGTCGCCGACCAGGGGTGA
- a CDS encoding acyl carrier protein, which produces MHQHSTAARPTAAAALALAAALATLVAVPPAHAADGDDYAVTLVSDTATTDYTHRTVDLTGTLTRTDGTPVADAPVRLEESVLFDTWNPWGDPIDPTEWETRDVGTVRTDAEGNFTLQDVPADRVEDQPSPFLFPRHQVMFRAIYDTDPTDNHMAFADTTVKVRPVTSAITYRVNKTTVRKGDTLVVKGRVAWPAGHGPIAGTRVFLRTYYESSYNARTTTDARGNFTVRAKIRDYDNEFVVFSAPTDYYLAGASKNLPVKNVTP; this is translated from the coding sequence GTGCACCAGCACTCAACGGCCGCCCGGCCGACCGCCGCCGCCGCTCTCGCCCTGGCCGCCGCCCTGGCCACCCTCGTCGCCGTGCCGCCCGCCCACGCGGCGGACGGCGACGACTATGCGGTGACCCTCGTGAGCGACACCGCCACGACCGACTACACCCACCGCACGGTCGACCTGACCGGCACCCTGACCCGCACCGACGGCACTCCCGTCGCCGACGCACCGGTCCGTCTCGAGGAGTCGGTGCTGTTCGACACCTGGAACCCGTGGGGCGACCCGATCGACCCCACCGAGTGGGAGACCCGCGACGTGGGCACCGTCCGCACCGACGCCGAGGGCAACTTCACCCTCCAGGACGTCCCCGCGGACCGCGTCGAGGACCAGCCCAGCCCCTTCCTCTTCCCGCGCCACCAGGTGATGTTCCGGGCGATCTACGACACCGACCCCACCGACAACCACATGGCGTTCGCCGACACCACGGTCAAGGTGCGGCCCGTGACCAGCGCCATCACCTACCGGGTGAACAAGACCACCGTGCGCAAGGGCGACACCCTCGTGGTGAAGGGCCGGGTCGCCTGGCCGGCCGGGCACGGCCCGATCGCCGGCACCCGGGTGTTCCTGCGGACGTACTACGAGAGCTCCTACAACGCCCGGACGACCACCGACGCGCGCGGCAACTTCACCGTCCGCGCCAAGATCCGGGACTACGACAACGAGTTCGTGGTCTTCTCGGCGCCGACCGACTACTACCTGGCCGGCGCGAGCAAGAACCTGCCGGTCAAGAACGTCACTCCGTGA
- a CDS encoding 2-hydroxyacid dehydrogenase, with protein MTARQNVLAVISPHVGGRGIGAGLATLFPADANVTVVEAADEDPAALRSAHVVITALSPVSAEHLAAAPELRLVQCASHGFDYVDVDAAGERSVRVCNIGSSGAEAQNVAEQTFALMLALAKQLIPAHTALVDADWALPRLQNSLTELCGKTLGIVGLGQIGREVARRAVAFDMSVVYAGRRRLPPETEAAFGPARHVPLDELLSTADYVSLHTPLTDETRHLLDAEQLALLKPTAFVINTARGALIDQDALADALEKGALAGAGIDVFDPEPPTPALRLLRAPNVVLSPHVGGVTRETLVRIALAAVQNVADFLAGGTPRDVVN; from the coding sequence ATGACCGCCCGGCAGAACGTCCTCGCCGTCATCTCGCCCCACGTGGGCGGCCGCGGCATCGGCGCCGGCCTCGCCACGCTGTTCCCCGCGGACGCGAACGTCACCGTCGTGGAGGCGGCCGACGAGGACCCGGCCGCCCTGCGCTCCGCGCACGTCGTCATCACCGCGCTCTCGCCGGTGAGCGCCGAACACCTCGCCGCCGCACCGGAGTTGCGGCTCGTGCAGTGCGCGAGCCACGGCTTCGACTACGTCGACGTCGACGCGGCAGGCGAGCGCTCGGTACGGGTGTGCAACATCGGCTCCAGCGGCGCCGAGGCGCAGAACGTCGCCGAGCAGACCTTCGCCCTGATGCTCGCGCTCGCCAAGCAGCTGATCCCCGCGCACACCGCGCTCGTCGACGCCGACTGGGCACTCCCCCGCCTGCAGAACTCGCTGACGGAGCTGTGCGGCAAGACGCTCGGCATCGTGGGCCTGGGCCAGATCGGGCGGGAAGTCGCCCGGCGGGCGGTCGCGTTCGACATGAGCGTCGTCTACGCGGGACGCCGCCGGCTGCCGCCGGAGACGGAGGCCGCGTTCGGCCCGGCCCGCCACGTCCCGCTCGACGAACTCCTGAGCACCGCCGACTACGTCTCCCTGCACACCCCGCTCACCGACGAGACCCGGCATCTGCTCGACGCCGAGCAGCTGGCGCTGCTGAAGCCGACGGCGTTCGTCATCAACACCGCGCGCGGCGCCCTGATCGACCAGGACGCCCTCGCCGACGCACTGGAGAAGGGCGCCCTGGCCGGGGCGGGCATCGACGTCTTCGACCCCGAACCGCCCACCCCGGCCCTGCGTCTGCTCCGCGCGCCGAACGTGGTGCTGTCACCGCACGTCGGCGGCGTCACCCGCGAGACCCTGGTCCGTATCGCCCTGGCCGCCGTACAGAACGTGGCGGACTTCCTGGCGGGCGGGACGCCTCGGGACGTCGTGAACTGA
- a CDS encoding cytochrome b has protein sequence MSTRELPGRGERVADWFDGRLGIHTLGRKYLRKVFPDHWSFLLGEICLYSFVVLILTGVYLTLFFHPSMNEVTYHGSYVPLNGVRMSEAYASTLDISFDVRGGLLMRQVHHWAALVFIAGMLTHMMRHFFTGSFRKPREVNWVFGWSLLLLALFEGLFGYSLPDDLLSGTGMRFVNGALLSVPVVGTYLSMFLFGGEYPGHDIVARFYSLHILVIPGIMAALVVAHLILVVYHKHTQFAGPGRTERNVVGTPFMPVYLAKAGGFFFLVFGALALMAAVASINPVWSYGPYRADQVSTGAQPDWYLGFAEGLVRIMPGWEITLWGHTLVLGVLIPIVVFPLLLVLIGVYPFVEARVTGDKGEHHLLDRPRNRPVRTGIGAAWISLYLVLLAGGGNDIVATRLHLSINTVTWAIRIAVLVVPVAVFVVTRRICLGLQLQDRERVLHGRETGVIKRLPHGEYVEVHEPLSQAQLHTLTAHERPGELVRHEPRGNPR, from the coding sequence ATGAGCACCCGAGAGCTGCCCGGGCGGGGCGAGCGGGTCGCGGACTGGTTCGACGGCCGACTCGGCATCCACACGCTCGGCCGGAAGTATCTGCGCAAGGTCTTCCCGGACCACTGGTCGTTCCTGCTCGGCGAGATATGCCTGTACAGCTTCGTCGTACTGATCCTGACCGGCGTGTACCTGACCCTGTTCTTCCATCCGTCGATGAACGAGGTGACCTACCACGGGAGTTACGTGCCGCTGAACGGCGTCCGGATGTCGGAGGCGTACGCCTCCACGCTGGACATCAGCTTCGACGTGCGCGGCGGGCTGCTGATGCGGCAGGTGCACCACTGGGCGGCGCTGGTCTTCATCGCCGGGATGCTCACGCACATGATGCGGCACTTCTTCACGGGGTCGTTCCGCAAGCCGCGCGAGGTCAACTGGGTGTTCGGCTGGAGCCTGCTGCTCCTCGCCCTGTTCGAGGGCCTGTTCGGCTACTCGCTGCCGGACGACCTGCTCTCGGGGACGGGCATGCGGTTCGTGAACGGGGCGCTGCTGTCCGTCCCGGTCGTCGGGACGTATCTGTCGATGTTCCTGTTCGGCGGCGAGTACCCGGGCCATGACATCGTGGCCCGCTTCTACTCGCTGCACATCCTGGTGATCCCCGGCATCATGGCGGCGCTGGTCGTCGCCCACCTCATCCTGGTCGTTTACCACAAGCACACGCAGTTCGCGGGCCCCGGGCGCACCGAACGCAATGTCGTGGGCACGCCGTTCATGCCGGTGTACCTGGCGAAGGCGGGCGGCTTCTTCTTCCTCGTCTTCGGCGCTCTGGCCCTGATGGCGGCCGTGGCGTCCATCAACCCGGTCTGGTCGTACGGTCCCTACCGTGCGGACCAGGTCTCCACCGGTGCCCAGCCGGACTGGTACCTGGGCTTCGCCGAGGGCCTGGTCCGGATCATGCCGGGCTGGGAGATCACCCTGTGGGGCCACACGCTCGTCCTGGGTGTGCTGATCCCGATCGTGGTCTTCCCGCTCCTGCTGGTCCTCATCGGCGTGTATCCGTTCGTGGAGGCCCGGGTGACGGGCGACAAGGGCGAGCACCACCTCCTGGACCGCCCCCGCAACCGGCCGGTCCGCACCGGGATCGGCGCCGCGTGGATCAGTCTCTATCTGGTGCTGCTGGCGGGCGGCGGCAACGACATCGTGGCGACCCGGCTGCATCTGTCGATCAACACGGTGACATGGGCGATCCGCATCGCCGTCCTCGTCGTCCCGGTGGCCGTGTTCGTCGTCACCCGCCGGATCTGCCTGGGCCTGCAACTCCAGGACAGGGAACGGGTGTTGCACGGCCGGGAGACCGGCGTCATCAAGCGACTCCCGCACGGGGAGTACGTCGAGGTGCACGAGCCGCTGAGTCAGGCCCAGCTCCACACCCTCACGGCACATGAACGGCCCGGCGAGCTCGTGCGGCACGAACCGCGGGGCAACCCGAGGTGA
- the sigJ gene encoding RNA polymerase sigma factor SigJ, producing the protein MSDNPATVTDDATAVFVRHRELMFGVVYNMLGSVADTEDVLQETWLSWTARGGGAPLDGVENPRAYLVRVAVNHALTRRAAISRRRETYVGPWLPEPLVAEDQATGVEDPALRTESVSLAMLVVLESLTPLERAVFVLHEVFGYPHTEIAEIIERSPAAVRQLAHRAREHVHARRPLYEAHPRVRREATERFVRAAVGGDIAELMEILAPDVTVWTDGGGKRKRAGLRPVHGRDKAVRLLDSFARRGGAGGAHLDLHYRRVNGDDAAVLFQGEEPYAVLILDLTPDGERVSGVYVVSNPEKLTHVKRGEA; encoded by the coding sequence ATGTCCGACAACCCCGCAACCGTCACCGACGACGCGACCGCCGTATTCGTCCGGCATCGTGAGCTGATGTTCGGCGTCGTCTACAACATGCTCGGCAGTGTCGCCGACACCGAGGACGTCCTTCAGGAGACCTGGCTGTCGTGGACGGCACGGGGCGGCGGCGCCCCGCTCGACGGGGTCGAGAACCCGCGGGCCTATCTGGTGCGGGTCGCCGTCAACCACGCCCTGACGCGGCGGGCCGCGATCAGCCGCCGCCGCGAGACGTACGTCGGCCCGTGGCTGCCCGAGCCGCTGGTCGCGGAGGACCAGGCGACCGGCGTCGAGGATCCGGCGCTGCGCACCGAGTCCGTCTCGCTCGCGATGCTGGTGGTCCTGGAGTCGCTGACCCCGCTGGAGCGCGCGGTGTTCGTGCTGCACGAGGTGTTCGGCTACCCGCACACCGAGATCGCGGAGATCATCGAGCGCAGTCCGGCGGCCGTACGGCAACTGGCGCATCGCGCGCGCGAGCACGTGCACGCCCGGCGGCCGTTGTACGAGGCGCATCCGCGGGTGCGGCGGGAGGCGACCGAGCGGTTCGTACGGGCCGCGGTCGGCGGCGACATCGCCGAGCTGATGGAGATCCTCGCGCCCGACGTGACGGTGTGGACGGACGGCGGCGGCAAGCGGAAGCGGGCGGGGCTGCGTCCCGTGCACGGCCGGGACAAGGCGGTCCGGCTCCTGGACTCGTTCGCGCGCCGGGGCGGCGCGGGAGGCGCCCACCTGGACCTGCACTACCGGCGGGTGAACGGCGACGACGCGGCCGTGCTGTTCCAGGGCGAGGAGCCGTACGCCGTCCTGATCCTGGACCTCACGCCGGACGGCGAGCGGGTGTCGGGCGTCTACGTGGTGAGCAACCCCGAGAAGCTCACGCATGTGAAGCGGGGGGAGGCATGA
- a CDS encoding lactate 2-monooxygenase has translation MGKHWADFQYEIYLNGMSGAVPRLPTDLTRLEELTEQRLGPGPVGYVAGSAGDGSTARANRAALRRHRIVPRMLRDVHERDLSVEVLGRALPAPLALAPIGVLSIMHPDAECAAARAAAAQGVPFTLSSASSTPMEQVAEAMGDAERWFQLYWPKDPEVARSFLNRAKAAGFSTLVVTLDTPMLAWRPRDLDQAYLPFLHGVGTANYFSDPAFQAGLAKPVHEDPNAAVMHFVGMFSDPAKTWPDLAFLREHWDGPIVLKGILHPDDARAAADAGMDGVVVSNHGGRQVAGSIGAAAALPRVVEAVGDRLTVLFDSGIRTGDDIFKALALGAKAVLVGRPYAYGLGLDGQAGVEHVIRCLLAELDLTLALSGHSGPATPGPADLIEETA, from the coding sequence ATGGGCAAGCACTGGGCGGACTTCCAGTACGAGATCTATCTGAACGGGATGTCGGGAGCGGTACCCCGGCTGCCCACCGATCTGACGCGGCTGGAGGAGCTCACCGAGCAGCGGCTCGGTCCAGGTCCCGTCGGCTATGTCGCGGGCAGCGCGGGTGACGGCAGCACCGCCCGCGCCAACCGGGCGGCGCTGCGACGCCACCGGATCGTGCCCCGCATGCTGCGCGACGTGCACGAACGCGACCTGTCCGTCGAGGTGCTGGGCCGCGCCCTGCCCGCCCCGCTGGCCCTGGCGCCGATCGGCGTGCTGTCGATCATGCACCCGGACGCGGAGTGCGCGGCCGCCCGGGCCGCCGCCGCGCAGGGCGTGCCGTTCACCCTGTCCTCCGCGTCCAGCACGCCCATGGAGCAGGTCGCGGAGGCCATGGGCGACGCCGAGCGCTGGTTCCAGCTGTACTGGCCGAAGGACCCGGAGGTGGCCCGGAGTTTCCTGAACCGGGCGAAGGCCGCCGGGTTCAGCACGCTCGTCGTCACGCTGGACACCCCCATGCTGGCCTGGCGACCCCGCGACCTCGACCAGGCGTACCTGCCGTTCCTGCACGGCGTGGGCACCGCCAACTACTTCTCCGACCCGGCCTTCCAGGCGGGGCTCGCCAAGCCGGTGCACGAGGATCCGAACGCGGCCGTCATGCACTTCGTCGGCATGTTCTCCGACCCCGCGAAGACCTGGCCGGACCTGGCGTTCCTGCGGGAGCACTGGGACGGCCCGATCGTGCTGAAGGGCATCCTGCACCCGGACGACGCCCGCGCCGCCGCCGACGCCGGGATGGACGGCGTCGTCGTCTCCAACCACGGCGGCCGCCAGGTCGCCGGCTCCATCGGCGCGGCCGCCGCCCTGCCCCGCGTCGTGGAGGCCGTCGGCGACCGGCTGACGGTGCTGTTCGACAGCGGCATCCGCACCGGCGACGACATCTTCAAGGCACTCGCCCTCGGCGCGAAGGCAGTCCTCGTCGGACGGCCTTACGCCTACGGGCTGGGCCTCGACGGACAGGCGGGCGTCGAGCACGTCATCCGCTGCCTGCTCGCCGAACTCGACCTCACCCTCGCCCTGTCCGGGCACTCCGGCCCCGCCACGCCCGGCCCCGCCGACCTCATCGAGGAAACCGCATGA